In Desulfurella sp., the sequence GTCAGGAATGATTTGAGGGATTTTACTCCAAATTCTACTATACTTGAGAAAATTTCTTGCCGCTTATCCTCAGGGTAAGAAATTAAGAAATCAATAACTTCTTTGTTTGAAATTTTAATTAATGGTATTTCTTTAGGCTTGTTGGAAAGCAATTGTTCTATTGTGCGATCTTCGATTCTATTTGGTAAATCTTTTTTTGTAAGCGCAAATACTGCTGGCAGTCTTTTTATTTTCATAAATTCTCGGTAATATTTGTACATATTGGAAATGGATTCTTTGTTTGTTATATCTCCAAGTACTATTAAGGCAAGAGCATTTTTTTCTAATATATCATATATGAATTTAAATCTTTCTTGGCCTGGTGTTGCATAAATATGTATTATAATTTCTTTATCTATTGTTATCACACCAAAATCAATAGCTACAGTTGTAAAATTTTTTATATCTTTTAACCCTTCTTCTGTAACCGGTTTATCAGTTGTAATTGGATCAATTTCGCTTATACATTTAATAAATTCTGTTTTGCCTGAATTAAAACTTCCTGTAACAATAATTTTATAAATAGCCATTAATCATAAACCTCTAATCTTATCCAAAATTTTATGCAGGACACTTTTTTTTATTCTTACATCGAATTTATTTGTTGATTCTTGATCAGATGAGAGATCAATTATCCTTAACATGTACATTATTACGATATTTTGTAAAATTCTTATATCATAACCATATCGTCTTAGAATTTTATCTATGCTAATATCAGAATTATTCATCAACCAATCAATATCAAAATTACTACCAGGCAGCAAAGAACTCTTTACTGCATAAAGCGGCGCTTTTACAGTTACAATATTCCTATCTTTGGGAAGCAAAGACATAAGGTGTTCTTTATTTTCAATTTTCTTTATCCCTTCCCAAACAAAATTTTTTAAGCTAAGTCTTGGAGTTTTTTCATTTGATATATTTGATAAATCGGATATTTCTATAATGTCTTGAGCAACATAAAGTGTTGGGTAATTGAATATATCATAAAAATTTTCAAAATCAGAATGTAAAAAATTTATTTCGCTGCCCACTATAAGAACTTTAAGTTGCCTATTACCAACTAAAAAACTAATTTTTTGATTACTCCTGATAGAATTTAAAAACTCACCCAACCTAACTTCCTTAAAATTATCAAAAGATATTCTTTCCAAAGTTTTGAATTTATTATTAATATTTGAAATAGCTGCAAATATTTCTTTATGAAATGATGGATAAACAATACTTACAACATCTTTTGTATTTGAGATAATGTCCGTTTCGTCTTTTAAAATGACGATAGTTGGCTTAATAAAGCCAGGCTCTAAGTTATTTGCATTTATTTTTTCTAAAAAAACTTCGGCAAGTTTTGATTTAGTAGTTAAACCTTTATGATTTCCTATTATAATTAAACTATAATTTACAATATCTTCTTTAATCTGACGTGGATCATCAACCCAATCAACAGACCATCCGTCTGTGCTTAAAATATACTGCAGTATTTTTACAAGCAAATTATCATCTAAAACTAAATAAGCTTTCTTGTTTTTATCTAATACCTTTTGCATCTTATAAGTGATTTTATATAATATATATATGTAAGTCAAGAAAATTTTTAAAATTGATAAAAAAAATATTTGTGTTATAATAAGAAATTAGGAGGTAAAAATGAAAAAATTAACTTTAGCTCATAGCCCGGACTCAGATGATGCATTTATGTTCTATGCATTAAATATAAATGCAATAGAGACACACGGATATGCTTTTGAGCAAATTTTAAGTGATATACAAACCTTAAATGAAAAAGCACTTGAAGCTGTATATGATATAACTGCAATTTCTCTTGCAGTTTATCCACTTATACAGGATAAATACGATATACTAAAAAGCGGTGCAAGTATGGGTTTTAAATATGGGCCAATTATAGTGTCAAAAAAACCTATGTCTTTGGAAGAAATAAAAAAATCAAAAATTGCAATACCAGGCATTTATACAAGCGCATTTTTAGAATTACAACTATTGCTTGGTAAAGATTTAGATATACTTATTGTTCCCTTTAACAAAATATTTGATCATGTATTAAATGGTGATGCACAGGCTGGACTGGTAATTCATGAAGGTCAGCTTACATATAAAGACTTTAATCTATATAATGTATTTGATATTGGTAAATGGTGGTATGAAAAAACAAAATTACCACTTCCTCTTGGTGTTAATTCCATCAAAAAAGACCTGGAAGATAAAAGTTTAATATCTGATATACTTCAAAAAAGCATACTTTACTCTTTAGAGCACAGGAGTGAAGCTGTAAAATATGCTTTAGAGTTTGCGAGAGGTATGGAAACCTCACTTGCAGATCAATTTATAGGTATGTATGTAAACAAACTAACAGTAGATATGGGAGAAGATGGATTAAAAGCTTGCCAGCTTTTGCTTGATGAAGCATATAAATCAGGCTTGATTAAAAAAAGTGCTAAAATAACGCTTGTATAACGCTATTATTGTGGGAGCAGGTACAAGTGGGCTTGCTTGTGCCTGTTTTTGTAAAGGCAAAACCCTTCTTATAGATAAACAATCTGCAGGCAAAAAATTATCAATTGCAGGCAATGAACGTGTAAATTTAACTAATCTTGCAGAGTTAAATGAATTTTTAAAAGCTTATACCCCAAATGGTGAATTTTTAAGAGATGCATTTAAAATTTTTTTTAGAGATGATTTAATCAAATTTATAAAAACACTAAATCTTGATATACAAATCGAAAACAATAAAATTTTTTTGAAAAACTC encodes:
- a CDS encoding ATP/GTP-binding protein, translated to MAIYKIIVTGSFNSGKTEFIKCISEIDPITTDKPVTEEGLKDIKNFTTVAIDFGVITIDKEIIIHIYATPGQERFKFIYDILEKNALALIVLGDITNKESISNMYKYYREFMKIKRLPAVFALTKKDLPNRIEDRTIEQLLSNKPKEIPLIKISNKEVIDFLISYPEDKRQEIFSSIVEFGVKSLKSFLTENYGRIIDDHFKYGIQSLQYKIAEKVQELDTKVFQDFIEKARKNVIEEFN
- a CDS encoding MqnA/MqnD/SBP family protein → MKKLTLAHSPDSDDAFMFYALNINAIETHGYAFEQILSDIQTLNEKALEAVYDITAISLAVYPLIQDKYDILKSGASMGFKYGPIIVSKKPMSLEEIKKSKIAIPGIYTSAFLELQLLLGKDLDILIVPFNKIFDHVLNGDAQAGLVIHEGQLTYKDFNLYNVFDIGKWWYEKTKLPLPLGVNSIKKDLEDKSLISDILQKSILYSLEHRSEAVKYALEFARGMETSLADQFIGMYVNKLTVDMGEDGLKACQLLLDEAYKSGLIKKSAKITLV